Proteins encoded by one window of Paenibacillus sp. DCT19:
- a CDS encoding ABC transporter substrate-binding protein, producing the protein MPKNRSLLNALLIIAMLLLSACNNSSNNNNGETTAESDPSAKPGELTELTVAFPIFAALPKDMSLIEEAVSKIAEEKINVKVKLLPISFSNWIQQVNLMFSSGEKLDLMPTIYAYNTAITQGQLIPLDELLNKHGEGIIAALDPAYLDASRVNGAIFGVPTLHEMAYVNGITMREDILEKKQIDTSKLRKLEDLEKVLKAVKNSEPDTAPLIPSTGASILDNYQTFDRLDNHLGVLPDFDNGLKVVNWYGTEEYAEQLHMLRRWYQDGLILKDASTNQINAQDLIDSNRGFAFLLNAHPGALHFEEEGDKSTSKVPMKTIAFSDPPVSTTAHITNTMWGITSNSKSPDKAMEFLNLMYSDKDISNLLIWGIEGRHYKVLSGNIIDFPEGVNDQTSGYRLNTGWMFGNQFIAHVWQGTDPDIWEKVKQFNESAVKSKALGFTFDPTAVKTEIAAIGNVISQYRLPLETGSVDPDNVLPKFLDNLKIAGIDKVIEEKQRQLDIWAKSNQ; encoded by the coding sequence ATGCCAAAAAATCGAAGTTTGCTTAACGCATTGCTTATCATTGCCATGTTACTGTTGTCAGCCTGTAATAACAGCAGCAATAACAATAATGGAGAGACAACGGCAGAATCCGATCCATCTGCAAAACCCGGCGAACTGACTGAACTGACGGTTGCTTTTCCCATTTTTGCTGCACTTCCGAAGGATATGTCCTTGATTGAAGAAGCAGTTAGTAAAATAGCCGAAGAAAAAATTAATGTTAAAGTCAAATTATTGCCTATTAGTTTTTCCAACTGGATCCAGCAAGTAAACTTGATGTTTTCAAGCGGAGAAAAGCTGGATCTAATGCCAACAATCTATGCCTACAACACAGCAATAACTCAAGGTCAATTGATTCCGCTGGATGAACTTCTTAACAAGCATGGAGAAGGTATCATTGCAGCATTGGATCCAGCTTATCTGGATGCTTCAAGGGTGAATGGAGCCATATTTGGTGTACCAACTTTACACGAAATGGCTTATGTTAATGGCATCACAATGCGAGAAGATATTCTCGAAAAAAAACAAATTGATACAAGTAAACTTCGAAAGCTTGAAGATCTAGAAAAAGTTTTGAAAGCGGTTAAAAATAGTGAGCCGGATACAGCACCTCTAATCCCGTCAACAGGGGCATCTATTCTTGATAACTATCAGACGTTTGACAGATTGGATAATCATCTAGGCGTCCTTCCTGATTTTGATAATGGACTAAAAGTTGTTAATTGGTATGGTACAGAAGAATACGCAGAGCAGCTTCACATGCTTAGAAGATGGTACCAGGATGGTTTAATTCTTAAAGATGCTTCAACGAATCAGATTAATGCACAAGATCTAATCGATTCTAATCGTGGTTTTGCGTTTCTACTAAATGCTCATCCCGGAGCACTTCACTTTGAAGAAGAGGGAGATAAATCTACCAGTAAAGTACCAATGAAAACCATAGCATTCTCAGACCCTCCCGTGTCTACAACGGCTCATATTACAAACACAATGTGGGGGATCACTTCCAATTCTAAATCTCCAGATAAAGCAATGGAATTTCTTAATCTGATGTACTCTGATAAAGACATCTCGAATCTATTGATTTGGGGAATTGAAGGCAGGCATTACAAAGTCTTATCTGGTAATATCATCGATTTTCCTGAAGGTGTCAATGATCAAACTTCAGGATATCGATTAAATACCGGTTGGATGTTTGGTAATCAATTTATCGCCCATGTCTGGCAAGGAACAGATCCGGATATCTGGGAAAAAGTAAAACAGTTTAATGAGTCAGCTGTAAAATCAAAGGCTCTTGGTTTCACGTTCGATCCAACAGCGGTCAAAACAGAAATTGCAGCCATTGGAAATGTTATCTCACAATACCGCCTCCCTCTTGAGACGGGAAGTGTTGATCCAGATAATGTGCTGCCGAAGTTTTTAGACAACTTGAAGATTGCAGGAATTGACAAGGTGATTGAGGAGAAACAGAGACAACTCGACATATGGGCGAAATCCAACCAATAA